CTTTTAAAAGTTACTCTTGTCGCTGATCCACACGAACGACTGGGGAGGCGCAGCCAGGGCACCCTTTGCTTTCAGGTAACAGGTGAGTTACGTGGCATGGCAACCACTCAGAGAGAACATTAAATACAGTCACATGCCTTATCTACCTAGTGGGGGAAAGAGTCCTCCAAGTGGCTCTTAACACAAAAGGACTTACCAGGTGGATACGTAACAGGCTGGGTCCTGTCACCTCTGGTCACCAGGAATGAAGCAGGAATCTTCCCTCAGAAGCATCTTCACTCTAGATGGCAGTGGCGGCGCCTGCGGGGGCGGGCAGCGGTCGTTCCCGCGGCAGGAGGGGGCCCTTCAGCTCTGTGTGCTGGAACAAGCGGCTCGCTTGAGCTCCAGCCGGGCTGGCGTACTCTAGCTCTGCAACGAGCAGTACGGGGATTAAACAGGTTGGTCTGTCACAGGCAGCGCCTTGTACAGCGCAGATCGCCAGGAACAAAGCCTACATGATCCCGCTGTAACACAACTAACCGCCGTTCACTTTATGTTTTGCTCATCACAACAACGAGAGGTAattctgctcccccccccccctttctccCTCCAGAGGCTAAAGGAAATTAACAGCATGGTTAGAACCGGAGAAACTCCGACCAAGAAGAGAGGCATTCTCTTAGAAGATGGTACCGAAGCACCAGCTAAGCGGATCTGTCAGGAGAATCACACGGCTCTGTTAAGACGACTACAAGACGTAGCAAATGACCGCGGGTCCCACTGAGCGCGGTGCCCCCACACAGGTATTCCCTCGCTGCTGCTCAGCCCGGGCAGAGCGTGCCGAGGAgcccggccgggccccggcTGCCTTGCCCACCTCCAGGCTCTGGCTGCCGCAAGGGGCCAAGGAGCTGAGCGGTCGCACCCCTAACCCAGCTTTCCCCCCTGCGACAGGTATCGACAGCCGCTTGCTCTAACCCGTCAACTCGCGCTGCTTGTGTCGGGGCTCCCCCGTCGCCCTCACCTTTGGACTGGGAAGTTACTCACGCGCCACATGTGGCAGCGCTGCACCAAGCTTCAGCGGcgtcttggtttttttaacagtaacCACCTCCACAAAAACAATGGCTTACAGGTAATATTCCAGCAAAGTCCAGTTCTGCTTGGGAAGGGAAGATGGGAATAACCTTTCCAAGCCCCGAAGGAAGCTGGCCGAGTGGATCCTTTCCCTGTCCGGGATGTGCCGTGTGCCCCTGCCACCCATCATGTCATTCTGCTCCGCTGCTGGGGCGCCCTGTACAGAAGTAGGTAGCTTTGTGACGCCTTGGTTTTAGCTGTGCAATGTTTTCAAGTGAACTCACGTTCAAAGGTGGCACTTTGGTAGGGCTGTGAAGCACCACGTGTAAGGCAGAGTAGTTTTGCTGTATATTTGCAATGGCACTTTCtaaatgtgaattatttttttttttccaaaggctgacttcagctgtcttttctgtattgaagcaatttgatttttgtatttattttcaaattgacAGCCCATAGCTCCCCTCTTCAGCAAATGGCATTAAGGTTTCATTGTAGCGCGGTGCCTTTGCAGTAAGGAATGCAGGATGCTAGGGACGTCGGCTTTTTCCGAGGAATTTTATATACTTGTAACGTTCCTGCAGCGCGCTTTTCTTGAGAGTCAGGAACTGGCCACCTCACTCAGCAGCAGGACGGTGGGGTCCAGCTCTTAAAACATTTATGTagcttttttactttgtttgtAAAGGACAGGGCTTGCAgggggttgggtttgttttttttagtggaCTAAATGAGGCAGCCTCGGAGAAATCTCTCCCCGCTACCAGGATAAGGAAGCGGCAAGTATATTACTATAGTTGTCTTATAAAATAGTTCCAAAATACCAGACTTAATAGGAAAGCATTAAACATACTAACACCTGGTACAGCAGGGCAGCTGACGGCTTCAGTGACACAATGGGGAACACCGGTGGCGTTAACGGAGAACGTAGCACACGTGGATTCCCAGAAGCTTATATAAGgaaacaaaagttaaaagctCTGTGTTTTTAATCATTCCTGCTCCTCTGAATTATTGGAAAACTTAGGATTTAATTCCACTGTCAATTCAATTCATGCAACATAAAAGCATCTTTTGTTCTTACCTGCGTAACAAAAAGGCTGAAGTCAAGAAATTGTGTAGATGtctctgtaaaaatatttatgaaattgTCAGACAATTCTTGTTACTCTGTACCATTTACGTTACTTTGTATGAAAATATTGCGAGTGTATTTTTCAATAAAGAACTTATAAACTCACACTCTTACgtgaaaaaaagcagcatgtgtgCAAAGCTGAAGAGAGCCTGTAGTTCTCAAATGCTAAACgtgcaaaaaaatacaaattaacaGAACTATCATAGATATAGGTGGAGTATACAAGCAGAAAAACTTCAGTCAAACATTGCAAttaatggtttaaaaataataataataaaataattatgcttATTAGTCACACAAGGTAAGGATTTTCTCTTGTCCCAGTTCAGTCGTGGCGTTTCCTCCCACGGCACAGGGGAGCCGCAGGGGGCTGGCCGGCCGCTCTCGGGGCGCAGCAGCGAGGCCGCCTGGCTGCACTGCGCTGCGCTCCAGCGGAAGGAGAATTACTGTCCTGTGCACCAGCCCACACCCTCACCTTCGAACTACGGGAGGGGAATTTCTAAAAATTCTTCATCAAGTTGTTGAGGGCTGCGGCTGCCGGTGGCCACGTGCTGCACCATTACCCCTCAGTACCTGCTGGATGTCATCTGTGTCATCACCTGGTGGCACTGAGCATCAGCAGCTTCTGTTGCTTCTGTCCCTTTCTGAAACCAAATAGTTCAGTAACCCTCAGCtgtaacagcagcacagggtgtTACGCTGTGAAACAAAAAAGCTACTTCAACAGAAGCACTCCAAAGGAAAATAACTCTAGTACGGaaacattattatttaaaaaaaaaaaatctgaagtagcTTCACAATATTTCTTTCAAGATTTAGTAGAGTCatttggttggaagggacctacagcAACCACCCAGGCCAAGGGCACACGCAGCTGCTGAAGCCTGCTAGCACAAGTTACAgtttctgaaatattctttctgGAGTTCAGAATTGCAGAGATACCATCAGAACCGCCCTTAAACCCCTGGCAGGGACCTCATCGCAGCTGTTCATTCAATGATACACCCGTACGGTCACGCCAGGAGAAAAAGCTCCGATCGCAGTGCTATTGCTTCAGTACTCATTTGCCTACCTTGCTGCTGGAACAGCTTCTTTTAACACACAAATCCAACTGCAGGAAGACATTGCCTTCTCTCCCCTTTCtcagtctattaaaaaaaaatatagtatttgGATTATTCTTTCTAAACAAAATTCCACattctctacagaaaaaaaaaaaaagtcaaactgCTATTAGCATGGCTCTAGCTTAGAGCAATCCAACCTGCTCACCAGACCGAGAGGCCCGTGGCAGCTCAAAGATAAAACTTACTTGACCAACCCTCATTTTTATTGCGCCACCCGAGcgctctcccttctccctgttTTTGCAGACTGCCGTGTTTCCTAAACCCCAGCAGCAACCAAAGGGAAACAGCAGCTGCCACATCTCTGAGCCCGCCATGGGCGATGCTCCCCAGGCGTTGCCTCGTATTGAGGCCCCCCAGCACCGCGGGGGCGGGCAGGAACACCCAACCgagccctgcctctgccctgctgcagctcgCGTGGGAGAGCACCCCAAGACTGGAAGGGATTAAAATTCTGTGCAAGCCCCTCACCTAAGTGGCTTAGGAAATTCCCAAGTCAGTGATTTAATACAGAGGTTTCTGaataattactaaaaaaaaaaaagctctctcATTGCAgtgcagcccagctgtgcctcCCCACCCAGCCGGGACCCGGTGCTCGGGCACAGCGCGAACCCCATGTCCCGCCTCACACCCAGAGCCCTGCACCGAAGCTTTCCTCATGCCCGCTCCGAAGCGTTTACCTTTCGCCCTCAGCCTTCCCGGGAAGCGTTAGCGCAGAAACGTCTCCCAGACACGTTCCTTGGAACAAACCAACGCCCACACCTCAGCACCACTGCCCCGGCAACACCCGCTCAGCCTTCCCAGCGCCTCCTCCATCGCCGTTTTCTATCCCCGACTCGGAAGAGGCACCGGGCCGTGCCAAGGCACTCGCAATTCCGCATAACCTGCCAGGTGTCCCAAGGGCACCGGCTGGCGGGGGCTTGAACGCCACACCGAAGGGACCACCAGCTGAGGTATGCGGCACGGAGCCACCCCCTCGCCCTTGTACCGGGTTACAGAGCAGCTGGCTGCTTCTCTCATGGCTGTTTACACGTCGAACACTGCGTTAAAGCCACTCGGTGCTGTACCCCGTTCTAGAGACTTCCCCGGCAGCAAGGGACCACTGAAAGCAAGCTGCTCCACAGCAGGGCCGTGCTCGACTAAGGCCATATGTCTGTTAGAAAGGTTAACAACCAGCCGCACGTGACACGGAGGATGGACTGGAACTGAACAAGCGCATATTTAGGATTAGCGGAAATCTGTTCCCTGAAATGCAAATAACAAAACCCAGGAACACTATGAAGGATTATCATCGTCGTTATTTTTTAAGCAGTGAGTCAGCTACACAAGAATCAAGAAAAAGGTAAGAGAGCaaccaaagaaacattttctaacTATTAAGCTAGCTGCCAAGCAGCTCCCAGAAGCTGTTTGATTGAAGCCCAAGACAGCAGCAGCCGCGGCTGCCGCCAGcgctgccctgtgctgtgccacaCACCCGCCCGCCGGCACCAAGCGCTGGggaaggccaggctggatggagccGCCTGGGGCCCAGACCCTTCCCAGCGCCACGAGGGGCAGGGCGCAGCTCCGGTAAGAGCTGCCGAGATACCCAAAAGCAGCGGAGGGATCTCGGCCGCGCGAGGGCACGGCTGGCCTGCCCGAGGCCCGGCGAGAGGCCGCTCCCCACGCGTGGCACCGCCAGCTCGGCCCAGCCGCAAGCAGGGAGGAGCGGAACGCGGCCAAGCGCGCTCCAGAGCGAGGGGGTCCTGGGGCAGTTCCTTCAGCCCCGCGCTGCGTGCGCGCCCAAGGCCTCTGCTTCTACCAAGCACCTCAGAAGTGCTGGAGGCAGACGCCGGCTGAAGCCCcacaccacagctgctgccacagccctgccccacctaccagcctttcctcctgctgcaagAGGGAGGCCGAGCAAGAAACCGGCTCCCGCTACcgcctcccctctccctccctcccgccctCTCGAAGGAGGGGATCAGCAGCGAGACCACTCACCCTTTTCCACAAGGGCTGGACACAGTCTTCGATCCCTTCAGCAAAGATCCCGGGGGGAAGCCATCGCACCCGTGCTGGGAGACGAAGCCAGGAGCTGTCTGCAGAGCTTCACGTGGCCACGCCAGCCCAGGAGACGCCGCACGTGCTGCCAGCACACACTCACCGCTGCACCCCGGAGCGGGCACTCGCAGCCTCCTGCCCCGCAGGATTCCCCTCCCGCCAACGGAGGTGGGCCAGACAGCTTCCGTGGCTGGCAACATGGCGTAAAAATGGCACGCCGTGCTCCGGAAGACTGAAAAGTTGAGCTTCAAACCCCTGTTTTACaatggcagcagctccccaaggCCGCTGAATGAGGAGGACCGGAGTGGAGAAGCGCTCCGTGCCCAGTTACTGGTGCCTTCGCTCACACAGGAGAGCGgccacacacacacgcatgtaCTTGCGCACGCTCACGCTCTCTGGCACCGTTACTGGCTCTCCAGGAACAGCTGTGGCACTAAGCAGCTGCTCCAGAAGGCTGGTGCTTCCTTTGGCTTTCCCATGGTGGgcaaggaagagagggaaggacAAAGTCTGTCTGCGCACGTTGTCACCGAACTGAGAACGTAACAGAGAGAATCGCTTGCCTTCTCCCGTGATCCacaggtttttccttttctatacTGATACATGTACAAAATTACCGAAGGGTTACAGCTACCTGCCATCCAAATCCTGTTCTCACAAAATACCTAACTTTAGCATGCAAGACAAAGAATGCAAAAACCAtgcgagaaaaaaaaaaaaatatctttaattcAGAGGTAAAATGTTCCTACTGTAGGAAAGGATACACAAACCAAAGTGCCAATTCACAATTTTGCGCTCTCCTCAAAGTTTTTGATCTGAAGGCAGGACTTAACAGTTTATATTACgtatctttttctaaaaaatacttAGGAGTAAGAGCAAAGCTCTTGGAAGTCCAAAGCCTTTTCCCACTCCTTCCTTCCAAAGAGGCAGGaatgggagaaaagagaaaccgccatttaaaaatgtcaaatcCCTTATTTGCACAGGTTTATTTTGAGGTTTGCAGTGGAACATTTTGCTCCAACAAGCCATCAGCATCAGCAAGAAAGCAACATTTAGTTTGATGTTACCTTGCTGGCGCTGGTTTGTAGCACTGCTATACTGCTTCCCCCAACAGCAGCCACCGTTTCAAGGCTCAGACAGCAAAACGTCCTACACCGAGTCTGTCGGCTTTACCCTAGTTACTGATGCATCAAAGCACCAGGGTGTGAGGAGCTCCCCCGGGGATGCCGTGGCTATACGGATGCAAGTGGGAACACACAGAATTATTCTCATAACAATTTTGCAATTGTCTGAAAAGGTATCAGCAGCTACCGTCAGCGGCACTAAAGGCTGCAGACTTACTCTAGATCTCCCCATCCATTTTTAAACACCACTGCCTTAACACATCATCTTCTCAGCCTCCCAACAAAGTCGGATTGAACTCTGAGCTAGCGGAGATAGATTTGTATCGGAGACAGCACAAACCGAGCCTACTTGGAGTTAACTGCCCTACAAAATCATACCGAGTCACATACATGTCACTCACCGACTGACTCAACCTAGGCCAAAACGTCCTTGGGAAAGATCTGCACTCAACCACCGCTTAACACAGCGCAGTTTGCAGTAAAACACCACAGTGCACTTAAAGCCATTAAATATGTTTACGTCTGCTGTACTAATTCACATGACCAGAGCGTGCCAGAGCCTTCAGTTTGGCTAGGCCCAcacctcacacacacagaggcagcaaaAGCTTTCAGAGAGCCGAAGGCAATAGCTCAGTTGCAAATACCTTGTTCACAAGCACCCACTTGGCAATTTAAGCCCTTACTTTTAACCTCAAATTTGTTTAGGAAGGAGCCACTCTAAATTACATTTCTCTTATTACACCACGTACAAACAGATACACTAAGGTTTAGAAAGCACATTTTAGCATTAGTCAAGGACCCAGGTCCTGTAACAGACACTGTGTAAGATGAGGGGAggtaaaaagaggaaagagtaGCCCCAAGAAATGCACCTCTGGATGCACGCACGTCTCTGCCTTAAAGAGGATCCTCGCTCACCACGTaccctctgctttcttctggcTACAGAGGCATTCCAGCAGTACTAGGGAcaccccaggcagccccaggaaACCACTGCATCTCAAAGGCAGAACCTTTAAAAGGTTGAAGGCAACATCATGCAGTAAGATTTCAGCGTTACctaaaacaaagtaatttatACAATGTTACATGCTGCACAGAAACCATTCAAGTCATCCTTCACAGTACATTAAATTAATCATTTAGTATATGGTAGCATGTTCCTTGGGAAGTCTTTGTGTATTTCTTTAAGAGCCAAGAGGTTCTTCTCAAAGAGAAGAGGGAAACATTGTTACGTGACAAGTGGATTTAGCTTGTCAGAtagaaacaaaagaggaaaaaaaaccctcaaaacccAGGACATGCACCACACCGCTCCCCCATCCTCCCCAAACACCACTTCAAATACTACCCCATGACAACAGCAGGCTCTGCACTAATGCCAACATTACAGGTAGGAGGagctaaagaaaaagcagcccAGCTACAAAAGGGTTAACATTACAGGTTTTGATAGGAAAACGCTATTAGGGCAGAATAAGGCGTTATGCTAGGCTACGACATTAGGAAGACTCTTGTGAAAAGCAACAGATTCTGCCCCGAGCTCACACACGCTTTTGAAAGATCTTCCCATGAGTGGAACACCACTATTTAACCAGCCTCTTTGGCACCTAACGTCCTGCTGGCTGCTAACACCCTGAACACACTCGCAGGCAAGTACGCGTGTAGCCAGGTGCTTCCACCCCGGTTCCAGTCTTTGCTAAATGCCTACAATATAGACAAACAGAGGGACAAAAGCTAGATCatggtttctttttattttaagatgtcACTACTAACACACATTAGTCAAGCTATCCTAAGTAACCCCCCTAGACAACTAGGGAATCTAAAATCTTCTAAGATTTTATTAGCTCAAGAGACCACCgttaaaagctttatttttagtgtttatGTAATAAAAGTCTAACAAGCCTGACATTCTGCATTCGCCCTGTCAGACTAATGTGCGCTTTAGTGACAATATCCGTTTACAAATCAATACTACATCATACATCATCCCCACCTTTATCTCTGGAAAGTGCTAAATGGAGTCAATGGACCAACTATTTACAATTTCAAATCCTAATATATTTACAATAGAAAccaaaagtatttaaaaccaTTAAATATAGTGTTTAACTCTGCTATATTAGTTTACATGAACACAGCTTACCTCTGGCATCATATTTCCAATACTAATATTTCTGCCagtaattttagattttttaaaaaaattgctattcctggagggaaaaaataaaagcttaaaaaccaacccaaaacctcCAGGCATTTCAGAGCCCTGAGGAATTACCCACCCTAAACAGTCTTCAGGTAGAAGTACTGCAGTGTTCGAGAGACTTCCAAACTCCAGGCAAGCCTTTAAAACCTAATGCATATGTAAAACATTAAGAGTCAGTAATCCCTTGAACAGGTTTACTGGAGTCACTGCTACCATTCTGTTTTTACTAATCCGTAGTCAAGAAGGAAACTGCTGCTTCGCTGTTTCTCCCTCCATTACATTCCCTCCGCCCACAGAAAGTGTTTTGTGCACCATCGTCCGGAAGAGCTAAGTAGGCATCGTCTTCTCTTCTTTGCTGAAAGGCTGCACGGAGCCAGGCTTTACCCACGACAGGCCAGAAACGTGCATGCTTTTGCAGTGCTGATCGTCTGGCTTCTTCTAGGTGGAAGAAAGTCACAGTCAGAATCATTCGGTACCCCAACCCCCCCCGAGTCCCACCCCATCCATTTTCTCTTTGGCACGTACAGGCATAGAAGAGGCTAGCATCGCTtcccctgctcagaggggaaCAGCCAAGCGAgcactgctttcatttctggGAACGTGTGGGGTGTCTGTAGAAACACCCTGATGGTACAGGACAGTTTTACCGACTTAGTCCTTGCACTGCCACCCTATCATACCATGAAGATTAAAAGATACTTTTTGAATAGTGCCTCTTGCTTGAAGGCCATGGCCCGGCACCACTGCACTGCTCTTTGCCCAACTGCTCGGTTCTACAGAGAGACGCACCGACCCAAATCCGAACACTTCTGTCATTAACCTGAAGTCAGAACCATCGCATAGTACCTTGTGACGCTGGGCATCCTGCGGAGGAGCACTCCACCACCCTGAAGGCTTCCCAACACACATTAacatggcaaagcagcagctatatatatatatacacacatatatatatacacacacacacacacagttgcTATACCATGGAGTTTCCAAATGCCTTCCCAGGATGGCTCTTCCGAGTATTTATCGCAGTTAAATGCTTCAACAGTAACTATTCCTACCCAACACCATGCAACAAACATTCAAGACAGACTACTGAGATTTCGAAGACAAATAAGTCTTCAAGCTGAGGAAGAAAGATGCAACTTCAAGCATCTGTAGGTTTAAAGTAGTTTAAGATGAGTCAATTGGATACATACTCTAGCAGGTCAAAAACAGAATAGCTTGCAGGTGTTTTTTGCATACCAGGAACTAGCCCTGCCTCCACGCTGCTATGGGCTCATCTGAGCACCTCCACACCGAGCACAGCAACCCTGGAATGACGCATCAAGTTCTCGAAAGCGGTAATTACGTGAGTAGACTTTGTCACACTACGGCAAGCCCTTTGCCTAACAAAGTAAACTAAGCCAGCAAGAAAACTGAACCTGCACTTCCTCTGCCCCTCCCCACGTTTTGAGTAAAAGGTGTAAAAATGCTGACACAATTGCCATACCACATCAGAAAACGGCAAACAAGAGGGACCAGTTAAGCCTGAGCCTGGCAGAGTAGCTCCTGCACACGGGAGACCGTCTAGCAGAAGCCAAGTGCTCAGCAGGGCACCGGGACACTCGCAGCCTTCCCAGGGCTACAGCTCTAGAATAGCCCAGCCGTTTCCCAAGGCACAGGAATTACACAGGTAATAAACAAGGACCCAGGATTAGGAAACTTCCTTTtacagggaaggaagagaaagttCTCAGCTGCACTGACATTTTGGAACAAATCTAAGGCACAGGAGCTGGGCCGTTCTTGCTACCAACGAACTACTCAAGCACTAAAGTACCACACATGCAACAGTTACTGAAGACACCAGCATTCACTTAAAGAAATTAACATGCatctccaaagaaaaaaagacaaaagaaaagtcaCTGTTTGCTATCAATCTCCAAGACATCATACCCCTTTCATTTCAGGCACCTCaacctgttctttttctttaggtCTTTGATTTGAAAGGTAATAAGGAGGTAGAGAatggaggagaggaaggggggagaagtcaaaagtatttcttaaagTTATAAGAACATCAAGAACCtgatcaaaatgtttttctgtgcaCTCTAAGGCTGGAAAAAGGCCACCTCACCTCTAGCCCTGACTCTGGCAGTTGGGAACATTGCTACACTGAGTTTATGAGCagcacattttattaaaatcaatgtaaaaatCTCACCCATGCCAGAAGACATGCAAAAACACGAGTTAAAAGCTTGCAGCAAGGAAGACTGAGGTTTGgactgacaaaaaaaccccccaaacaattaattaaaaaaaaaaaaagcatcaaaccACACCACAGCTCTAGAGCAAGGAGCCCGAGTCACTAACTAAACCACGTAGAGGGCATTTCCTTGCATGCCAGGCAAAGGTACCAGCCACAGTTTCAGAATCTTTAGGCACTGCAAGTGGAGTGGCTTGTCATGCCACTCAGTGCAGACTCAGAATTGCTGTGTGACAGCTCTTGTCAAGggcaaagaaataatttcaagaaaaagacCCCAACAACAACCACCTCCCCCCCAACAGCAAAGGTGTTGCTCAGGTGAAAGCTGTACGAACCAACACATCCTTGCTGTGTCAGTAGTAACTCTAAGCACCCTTCAATTAGCCGACGTCTTCATTAGACATCAGTAGCATTGGAGAGGTGAGCAAGGTACTCTGCTTGTGCTCTGGTTCAGTTGTGAAAGATCTCACAGCAGAAGAGAACAAAGACGCTGGGGGCTGCCAGGTTATGCAGAAGCGGTAATGGCCATGACAAGTGCAGGACAAGCTGTTAAGACTGTCAGCAAATCTCCTCTCTCCCCTTATTCCTTCCCTTCCATCCCTAAACAAAACACATCTGCCAAGTGTGCCAACAACTGTACGGACAAAGCTTTCAAGCTAGCCAAATGATTAACTGCTTAACACACTGAAGTTAGAACAGTGACATAACTGCTTAGTTAGGAGTCCGCATCTGTTCCAGCACGCCAGCTGATCCAAAAGAGGGGCAGAATAAGGTCTGTCTCATACTCATTCATCACAAACAGGCAGAGAAGCTTTTTTCCCTTATCAGGCAATAAACCCTTCCTACAGCGAGGATCTCGACCTTGCGCATACCTTCTGAGTCAACATCTTCTCTCTAGCTTCATCATGTATAGCTGGATTCCACGGAGAAAAACTATGGAGAAAGTAGAGTTATGTCTCACTTTGTATTTTTGCAAACTGCAGCATCTTGTAGAAAGCAGAAGTTTCCCTTGGGTTAGTTCGCTGAATTTCAAGTAAACTACAGGTCTGAGTTTTCAGTGTTAAAACATACACCTAAGAATTAAATTTACATTGTCATGGATCTTTACAACAAAAAGTATTTAggtttttgttcttgtttgcaATGAGAACCAGCAATTCAGCAGGTGCTATGTGAAATATGTCTCATATTCACCATGGAGCTGACTGCTCCATCCCCCATGCAGTCAAGgtcagaagtatttaaaaagtgtGACCGAAGCCACAGTAATGCAAACTGAGTTCAAGAAAGcccaaaagcagcatttactCCATGGGTACCTCCAAGAGAGGTGGGGTGTTCTGggcctttttttgttgttgttgttcgGGGGTTAGTTGACAGTTTTTTAACTCTTGGTTGcttagtgaaaaaaaaccagcaaacacAAGCATCTGATTATATTTAAGATTCACTCAACTCAAAACAGACAGAAATGAGGGTAGGAATATTCAAAATATTGCTATACATGTATGAAAAAACAGGTCAGAACTTGGCAGCAAAAGGCTTCAAACCAACAACTATACCAAAACCTGTTGTTGAACCATTAGGGCATGGCGAATTTGCTCATGGGACTTACATGATTGCATAGGGATCCTCTATTTTGGGCTGATCAAATAAATGACTGCTGCATAGTTTGACACTGTCCACCACTTTACTTTTGAACAGCTGAATATCTTTTTCATACCTGCAAGAGAGAAGCAACGTTAAGTATTTGCAAGGAGGCACAGGTTTGCTCTAGAAGCACAGATAGGCTTGTCAAAGCCTCAACTTGAGTTCCTAGTGCAACCAACTGTTGAGGTAGAGACCACGAACTCATAAACTATTTAATAAACCTCTTGTTTCTGCAAGTCTATGCAAAAGTCTTTCAGAAGACCATGTCTGTATGCACTGAAGATACTTACAGCACTGCAGCCTCAGGATTCTGAGGACTAGTTGTATCAATCTTGTAGAAGACTCTGCGAGCATACATTAACACTTGCCAAATGTGATTATGATTTcgcctaaaaagaaaaaaaaaaacacgcAATGAAGAATGGAACAAACTTCTTTTCAATTATACATCAATATGTTACCACTAACCTCCATTTTGCAAATGCTCTTTTCACATCCAGTTCACCAGATAAAGGATCCACTAGTGGATGGAAGACGGGCAGATCAAAAACCAAGCGCTGCa
The Falco biarmicus isolate bFalBia1 chromosome 15, bFalBia1.pri, whole genome shotgun sequence DNA segment above includes these coding regions:
- the AKTIP gene encoding AKT-interacting protein isoform X3, yielding MNPFWSMSTSSVRKRPDAEEKTLSGELRTSPLRASAKKQLPSIPKNAVPITKPASPATSSQSTNGTHASYGPFYLEYSLLAEFTLVVKQKLPGVYVQPSYRSALMWFGVIFIRHGLYQDGVFKFTVYIPDNYPDGDCPRLVFDLPVFHPLVDPLSGELDVKRAFAKWRRNHNHIWQVLMYARRVFYKIDTTSPQNPEAAVLYEKDIQLFKSKVVDSVKLCSSHLFDQPKIEDPYAIIFSPWNPAIHDEAREKMLTQKKKPDDQHCKSMHVSGLSWVKPGSVQPFSKEEKTMPT